The Pyxidicoccus sp. MSG2 DNA segment GTCAGACGTACCAGACCACCTTCTGGTACGACTTCGGCCCCCCCGCCAACGTGGTGGAGGAGGTCATCCTCTCGCTGCACCCGAAGGTGACGGGCCGACGGCGCATCGCCGGCGTGGAGTGGTGGCTGTCGCGCATGTACCCCACCGACGTGCGCGTGGACTTCCACCAGGACCGGGACGAGAAGCTGGCGCTGCGCACGGGGGAATTGGTGCACCCGCGCATCTCCTCGGTGCTGTTCCTCAACCGCGTGCGCGGGGGCGCGCTGGTGGTGACGCGTGAGAAGCCCGAGGCGGACAACCCCTCGCTGGCCCCGGCGCGGCTGGACACCGCGGACCTGGTGGCGCCGCGTCCCAACCGGCTGGTGCGCTTCGACGGGACGCTGACGCACGGCGTGCTGGACGCGGAGAACCGCATCCCGGACGGGAAGCTGCCGGGGCGCTCACGGCAGCGGCGCACGCTGGTGATGAACTGGTGGGGGCACAGGCCCACGGACATTCCCGCGTGGGCCCAGACGCGGCTCTATCGGGCGCTGGCGCGCTGAGCCTCTTCCGCGGCGGTCTCACGGAGGCGGCGGGTGACCCGCTCGGCCCACTCGGGCTCGACTTCGAGGCACGCGGGACGGCGGCCGAGCCGCAGCGCCGCGGCGGGCATGGAGCCACTGCCGGCGAACGGGTCCAGCACCGTGTCACCGGGCCGGCTGTACGTGCGGACCAGGGGCTCGAGGACGGAGAAGGGCTTGTGGTGCGGGTGGCCGCCCCAGCGCGCGGCCTCGGCTTCGTCGTCGTAGCCGCCGACGACGGCCCAGACGGTGGGCAGGTCTCCGGGCGCGAGCGGCGGCGCGGGCGTGCGGGCGATGACGAGGGCGACCTCGTAGACGCGCAGGGTCTGCTCATTGGCGTTCTTGTCGGTGGTGCGCTTGCCCCAGACGTACTCGCCGCGCAGGTGCGGGTAGCCCAGGCCGCGGGCGGTGGTGAGGATGGGCTCCTTGCCGAGCAGGTTGGTCCAGATGACGAGCGGCGCGTCCGGGGTGAGGTGCGCGACGGCGCGGGACAGCCAGGCCTCGGAGAAGGCGCGGTAGTCGCGCACCGTCTCGAAGCGGACGATGGGGTTCTGGTCGATCTTCTTGTGGGCCCGCGTGTCGCGCAGGTCCCCGCCCTTCCGGCGCCGGGTGAGGAGGCAGTAGGGCGGGTCCGTGTGGAGCAGGGCCGCGCGGGTGTCCCCGAGGGCGGTGCGGTAGCCCTGCGGCTCGCGCGAGTCGGCGTTGATGCAGCGGAGGGAGTCTGCCGGAGGAAGGGAGGTCATCGTCCTGGGCGGCACCCTACACGGCGGCGCGCGGGGCTCAAGAGGGCTCGCGGGTGACGGAGAGGATGTCCCCGACGGGCACCCGGGCATGCGAGCGGAAGACGGCGAAGTCGTCCCCCTGCTCGGTGACGACGTCGGTGACCTGGTCGGTGAAGGCCTCTCCGGCACGGAGCTCCACGGCCACGGGGTGGCGCCGGAGGACGGCCTCTTCGAGCACGTCGATGAAGTCACAGCGGCCTACGTCGTCCTGGCACATCCGGGCCATGGCTTGCCTGCCTCCTCGCGCCCGTGCTGGGTGCGTGCCAGGGGAGTGTAATAGTGGGAAGGTGCGGCGGCTGTGCTTCCAGGAGACGTCTTCAAATGACCGAACGGTTTCCTGGAGTCCGAATCTCCACCGTGGACGGCGCCATGTTCAGTGGGATTGGGCTCATCATTCGATTCTTCATGCACCGCTCCCACGCAGACCTTGCCACCAGCGTGATGCGCGCACTGGACACGTACAGACACGCAGTGGGACCAGACACCCTTGTCTGGTATCCGGATGCAGAGGGTGATTGGCGGCGTCTGGACAACTCGGCCTGGGAGCGGACACGGCAGACACTGCTCGACACCAGCACGCACACCTTCGCAACCCTGGTGGACCAACCTACGCGCATCGTTGGTTTTCGATTCGAGTACGAGGGAATATCACTCGAAGAACCGGGCTCGTTCGACGACCCGAGACGTGCCTGTGTGGCGAGCTTCTGGCTGCCCTCGACGTTCCTGGAGAAGTGGGGGCCCGGGCACGCGCGCGGGCTGGCGTTGGAACTGGCAGCCCACCTGCCCTTCAACTCCGGCTACGCCAGCCTCGTCTTCAGCAGGTCTGAGCAACCTGTGGGCGTCGTTCGTCAGCTCAACACGTTGTGCTTCCGCCACCCGGGTGTGGACATGTTCGAGCACCCGGTCTCCTGGGACATCGGCACGCGAATCCCTGGCGCCTACTGGCTGACGTTCCTCGGGCAGCCTGTGTTGGGCGAATTGGGAGGCACGGAAGGGCTGAGTGCGCGTCTGACGGCTCCCGACACCACCGTGCAGCAACTTCCGGAAGACCGTGCCATCGTCACACTCGGGCTGTGGCCCGAGGCGGGTGACGTGGACGCAGGAGAGAACCTGCCCGCATACCGGGAACTCGCGCGCGTGCTGGAGCCGTGGCTCTACCACGACTCAGGAACCCGCTTCGATCCGGACTTCCCACCGGGGGACAAGCGCCGCTGGGAGCGCCGCTTCCTGGATTGAGCACCCACGCTCAGCGGACTTGGAGTCCCTTGAGCGGCACGAACAGTCCGCCGCCCTCGTCCCACACTTGAGGGTGTCGCAACTTTCTGGAACCGCTGCCGAGCTAGTGTTGGGGCATGAGCATTCGAAGAAGGACCCGATGCAGCGGCCGTCTGACGGGGGTCGCTGCCGTGGGAGTGCTGCTGTTCCTCGTGGGGTGTAGCGCGGGGAGCCCTTCCCGGCGAGGGACGGGGAGCTATGCGCAGGCGATGGACTCGGCGACTGCAGCGTGTCAGCGCAACCCGGCCTATTGCGCCGCGCTGGCCGGGAAGGAGCCCGGCGTTTCGCTGGCGGTTCGGGCCGCCCAGGTGGCCGCGGCGGGCAAGGCGTGGGAGGTACTCGACGAGTTGGTCCGGAAAAGCATCGAGGACATCTTGTTCGAGTGCGCGAAGTGGGCGGATGCAGAGGTGAACCGGAAGGAGTTCGGAGGGCGGGCCCCGAACGCGACGGAGTGCGACCAACAGGTGGGCGGCACACGAGAGAATCCGGTGACCCGTGGCATGAGGCTGGGAGGTGCGAAACACGAACTCGCCAGCCAGTGTACGGAGGAGAAGCTGAGCCGCGCACAGCCCGGACGCTTCACCCTGGAGCAGCGCTACCGCATCCACCCCGAGACGCGACAACTGGAACTGATCAGCCTCGAAACAGAGTTGGCAATGCTGCGCAGGGGAGGCAAGGAACTGGTGGGCTCGGTGGTGCCAGATGTCGTCATCCACACGGGCAACCCACTTCAGGTTCAGGCCGTCTTTGACTTCAAGTTCCCTTGTCCCGAAGGCAATCGCTCCGCATGGAGGAACCAACCTTCCGGAAACGCCAGTGGAGTCTCGAATCAGGGGAAAGCATATGAGCGCACCTTCGGAGTGCAGCCGACCCGTGTGCGTCCCAGAAAGGAATTCGAGTGAACGAGCGATATCCACGAGTCCGGGTCCAGACTGAAGACGGCTACGTCGTGATTCGCGACGGTCTCACCTTCAGATTCTTCATGCACCGTTCCCACAAGGGACTCGGTCCGGCAGTGCTCCGGGCCCTGAAGGTGTTCATGGAGGCACTGGGACCTGAGGCGCTGACGCAGTACCCCGACATGGAGGGGTACTGGCATCGGCTCGACGACTTCACCTGGGAGCGCATCCAGAAGGAGTTGCTCGAAACCGCTCATCCCTTCGTCACGCTCGCAAGTGACTCCAACGGCATGTCCGAATTCTATTTCGAATACAAAGGCATCTCGCACGAAGAACTGGGCCCCTTCGACGAGCCGGGACGCGCGTGTATTGCGACCTTCATGTTGACCACGGAATACCTGGAGCAACACGGTCCCGGACGCGTGCGTGAACTGGCGCTCGAACTGGCTTCTCACCTGCCCCTCAACTCCGGGTACGCCAGTCTCTCCTTCAACGCCATCATGGACGAATTGGGTGTCCGACGGAGGGTGCGAAGCATGTGCTTCCGCTACCCGGGCATGGACGTACTCGAGGATCTTGTCGCATGGGACATCGGCACACGGATCCCTGGCGCGTACTGGTTGACGTTCCTCGGGCAGTCCGTGCTGGGAGAACTGGGCGGCACGGAGATACTGCGTGCGCGCCTGTCGTCACCGGGGACCACCGTGCAGCAACTTCCGGGAGACCGCGCCGTCGTCACACTCGGGCAGTGGCCCGAGGCCGGTGACCTGGAAGCAGGAAAGGATCTGCCCGCCTACCGGGAACTGGCTCGTGTGCTGGAGCCGTGGCTCTACCACGACCCAGGCACCGTGTTCGTTCACGACTTCATCCCGGAAGACAAGCGCCGCTGGGAGCGCCGCTTCCTGGACTGAGCCCCATGCTCAGTGAACTTCGAGCCCTTCGAGCGTCACATGCTGTCCGCGGCCTTCGTCCCACAGCTCGAGGGTGTAGCGGCCCGAGGGGAGTGCGGCCTCGTCCTCCATCATGATGACGACTTGCGGAGACGTCCCGGGGCGCACGGGGCCCTGCTGCCACGGCGGTAGCGCCTTCACTGCCTGCCCACGGGCATCTCGGAGCACAACCTCCACTGCCGTCCAGGCTCCACTGCCCCGCTCCCCCTTCAGAATCATGCTCAGGGCAAGCCAGCGCCCTGATAGCCGAACGACATTCACCTCACTGACGGAAGCCGGTACAGAGCTGTCCTGCCGTCCAAAAGTCAGCGGCGTTGCCTCGACCTCCAGTACCCTCGCAATCGTCGCGGGCAGGGAATCGCTACCGCCAGTCGGGGCATTCGTTTGATGCAGCCTCCCGACCTCTTGACGAAGCCTCGCTATTCCCTTCTTCAGCTCCTCGACTTCCACACGGTAGGACTCCGCAGTGCGGGGCTGCCGGTAGATCTCGACCTGGCGCTCGACCCGGGCGGCATCGACCACCAGCATGAACGCAGCCCGCTCCGGAGCCGCATCGTCGCGGAATCGGACCTCCAGGCGCAGCTGCTCACCGTGGACGAAGGTGCTTGAGGGAACGAGCACCAGGTGGTCCTCCGACATGCCCAGTCGCTGGAAGCGTTCGCGTCCTTCGAGCACCACTTCATCGAGCCGGATCGGTGAATCGAAGAGCACCGTGGTGGTGAGCCCTGGGCCGATATGGACTTCAGGAAGCGGCGCGCGCGTTTCCTTGAGGTCGATGCGGCGCACACCCGCCAACGGCCCTAGAGCACCAAGTTCGGCGGCATCCGCGACTGGTGCCAGCAACAGCCCCCACGCGAGCACGATGAAGGAGTACGAAGCGAACAAGTCCGAAAGACCTCCTGGAGAGGAGCATCCATACCTCATCAGGCTCGCGGCGCCCCTACTTGAGCCTTCCGAGGTTCTTCGTCGACGCCAAACGCACTCTCGACCTCACCATCGGCCTGTCGGGCGTGCTGGAAGCTTCGTAAGGCTGTCCCAGGTCGTATCGGAGTTCGTTTGTTACGACATTGACGCAGAGAGGGTAGCGCTTGCCATCAGGCGTCACGGCCTCCGTTATCCAGCCGTAGAGGCTGTCCTTCCCGCGAAAAGCCTGTCCACGGAGGCGGCTCCCCGCTGGGATGACGAACCTCTGCCCCCAGGACGCCTGGATGTCATTGAACACGTAGAGGGTCAGGGGGCCATCTGGCGGCGCTGGAACATTCTCGTCGAGGGCATCCGGATCAAACGCAACCTTCTCGGGGTTGGCGAATGGGTTGGGCGGAATGAAACCCAGCTTCATCATCGACTCGACTACCTCCGGCGCGCACGGTTTCTCCGGAGAGTGAATCCGCACCTCGGGTGCACTTGCGCAGGCTGCACCGAGACCGACGCACGCCGCTGCCGCTGCCGCCTTCGCGGCGCGACTCGAGCCCGGTCGCCTGGGCGGAGGTGGGGTGACGGCGTCACCCTCAGCAGGGTTCGTCACCCGCGCGGAGGCCAGCAGGCCCGCGTCCGGGCCCCCCCCCGCGTCAGTTGCGGGTGGCACTGTCGCCACAGGGTTTGTATCGGGAAGACTCGGAGGACGGCTCGTCACAGCGGGGTTTCCTTTCTCGGTAGAGGGCGGAGGAACAGGCGCCTCCGCGCCTCCAGGGGATTGCGAGAGGCGTGGCAGCGCGAAGGCCACGAAGCCAAGGACGAGGAGCACGCCCAACCCGAACCCCACCACTGCCCGGTGCCTCCCTCGGGGCGAGGACGATGGCGTCACCTCCTCGCCCTTCATGGTTTGAGGCGGAAGCTCGGGTCCGCTCACGAACGCCGCCGCTTGCGGCTCCAGCGTGGCAGGCACGGGAGCCGGCTCGGGCTCCGTGGTCTCGGAGGACTCCGGCGGCTTCAACGCTTCCAGCGGCGCCCGCCCCAATTCCGGCATCATCCGCACGCGCGGCGTCTCCGAGCCCGCGCTCTGCGAATCCATCTCCGGAGGCCGGTCCAGCGACACCCGCCACGCGGGCTGCCGCTTCTCCTTGGCCACATCCCAGAGCGCCTGCAGCAGCGCCTCCGTGCCCGGATAGCGGTCCTCGGGACGCTTCTCCAGCAGGCGCATGGCCACGTCGCTCAGGGTGCGCGGCACCTTCGGATTCACGACATGCGGCGCGCGCGGCATCACCGTTTCAATGGCCGGCAGCAGCCGGTCATAGGGCAGCTTCGGGTCGAACGCGTAGCCATCCGTGAGCGCCTCGTACAGCAGCGCGCCCAGCGCGTAGAGGTCACCCGGCACGCCCGCGTCGAAGTGCGCGCCCTGCTGCCACGAGCCCTCGCGCAGGAAGGCCACGCACTCGGGCGGCAGCAGGTGCGGCGAGGCCGGTGCCACCCCCACCGTCAGCGTCGTCGCGCCCGGCATCCTCACGGTGCCCAGGTCGATGAGGAAGGGGCGCTCGTCCTCGCGGCGGATGAGCAGGTTGTCGCCCTTCAAGTCCCGGTGGTGCATGCCGCGCCGGTGCAGGTCCGCCACCACGCGCACCACCTCCGTGAACACGGAGAGCAGGTGAGCCGCCGTGGGCTTCACCCGCCAGCGCCACTCGTGGAACGTCTCTCCGTCCACGTAGTCGGTGACGAAGTACAGGTAGCCGTCGGGCGGCTCCGGCCAGCGGTCCACCGCGTGGAGCCGCGGAAGGTTCGGGTGCGGCGCGCAGGCCAGCAGCGATGCCACCTCGTGCGCCAGCCGCCCGTTGACGTCCTCCTCCTCGGCGGCGTGCGGCCCCGCCGGACGGAGCGCCATCTTCAGCGAGTAGAACCGTCCGCCCCGCTCCACCTTGAAGACCCGCCCGAAGCCTCCGGCCCCCAGCGACGCCACCACGCGCCACGGGCCGACCTCGCTGTCGGGAACCAGTTGGTCCGGGTGGAACGGCGGCGACCTCATCGACGGGCCTCCACCGCCCACCCCACCCGCCAGGTTGTCCCCGGCCCCACTGCGCCACCCGCCCCCGAACCACCCACGCGCACGGCACCACGTGACGGCGAGGCCGTCATGGTCGCGTGCAGCACGAGAGGAGCGAGAACCACCCAGGGAGCGGGGCTGAACAAGGGCAACCTCCAGGGTTGACCTTACCCTCTCCCGCAGGTCTGTCACAGAATTTCCCACCCGCGAGGTGGGTGCCCCGCTTCACTCCGACCCGACGTCCCCCGTCGGTTCCCCGGAGTCCTCGCGCGCCACCTCCCGGGCCGTCCGGGCCCAGCGCCCGCGCAGTCGGGACTCGGAGGCCAGGGCTTCGTCCCAGGACGGCCCGTCGGGCAGCAGGCGCGGTGCGTGCTCCAGGACAAGCCGCTCCAGTGCCAGCTCCTCGCACAGCCTTCGCAGCCCCACCGTGTCCAGCCCGCACGCGGTGAGGTACGCCTCACGCCGGCCAGGCGCGACGCCCCGTGCGTCCCACCACGCGGCCTCCTCCGCGTCCACCTCGTCGGAGGTCGCCGTCAGCCCCAGTGTCCGCGCCTGCCCCGCGAGCAGCGCCCGGCGCAGACCCGCCTCGGCCATCTCCACCGCATCAGGGGCTTCGCGCAGCGCCTCCAGCACGCGCCCCGAGGGCACCGCGCCGCCGCGAACCTGCGTCACGTCATCCATCAACCGGCGACGACGCACGAGCGACGAGGGCGACTGTCGCGCTCCCATCGAAGCCGGCGTCCCCGAAGCCGCCCACTCCGCCGCGGCCTGGACGCAGGCGATGGCGTCCAGCCGCTTCAGGTCCTCGGCACCCGCCGGGAACCACGCCTCCCAGGCTGCTCGCGTGGACTCCGTCCATCCTGGACGCACGCGCTCCAGTACGCGGGGCCAGGTGCGCTCCTGGTAGAAGAGGTCGTCCGCCGCCTG contains these protein-coding regions:
- a CDS encoding DNA-methyltransferase; this encodes MTSLPPADSLRCINADSREPQGYRTALGDTRAALLHTDPPYCLLTRRRKGGDLRDTRAHKKIDQNPIVRFETVRDYRAFSEAWLSRAVAHLTPDAPLVIWTNLLGKEPILTTARGLGYPHLRGEYVWGKRTTDKNANEQTLRVYEVALVIARTPAPPLAPGDLPTVWAVVGGYDDEAEAARWGGHPHHKPFSVLEPLVRTYSRPGDTVLDPFAGSGSMPAAALRLGRRPACLEVEPEWAERVTRRLRETAAEEAQRASAR
- a CDS encoding type VI immunity family protein, coding for MDGAMFSGIGLIIRFFMHRSHADLATSVMRALDTYRHAVGPDTLVWYPDAEGDWRRLDNSAWERTRQTLLDTSTHTFATLVDQPTRIVGFRFEYEGISLEEPGSFDDPRRACVASFWLPSTFLEKWGPGHARGLALELAAHLPFNSGYASLVFSRSEQPVGVVRQLNTLCFRHPGVDMFEHPVSWDIGTRIPGAYWLTFLGQPVLGELGGTEGLSARLTAPDTTVQQLPEDRAIVTLGLWPEAGDVDAGENLPAYRELARVLEPWLYHDSGTRFDPDFPPGDKRRWERRFLD
- a CDS encoding type VI immunity family protein — translated: MNERYPRVRVQTEDGYVVIRDGLTFRFFMHRSHKGLGPAVLRALKVFMEALGPEALTQYPDMEGYWHRLDDFTWERIQKELLETAHPFVTLASDSNGMSEFYFEYKGISHEELGPFDEPGRACIATFMLTTEYLEQHGPGRVRELALELASHLPLNSGYASLSFNAIMDELGVRRRVRSMCFRYPGMDVLEDLVAWDIGTRIPGAYWLTFLGQSVLGELGGTEILRARLSSPGTTVQQLPGDRAVVTLGQWPEAGDLEAGKDLPAYRELARVLEPWLYHDPGTVFVHDFIPEDKRRWERRFLD
- a CDS encoding DUF2381 family protein; the protein is MFASYSFIVLAWGLLLAPVADAAELGALGPLAGVRRIDLKETRAPLPEVHIGPGLTTTVLFDSPIRLDEVVLEGRERFQRLGMSEDHLVLVPSSTFVHGEQLRLEVRFRDDAAPERAAFMLVVDAARVERQVEIYRQPRTAESYRVEVEELKKGIARLRQEVGRLHQTNAPTGGSDSLPATIARVLEVEATPLTFGRQDSSVPASVSEVNVVRLSGRWLALSMILKGERGSGAWTAVEVVLRDARGQAVKALPPWQQGPVRPGTSPQVVIMMEDEAALPSGRYTLELWDEGRGQHVTLEGLEVH
- a CDS encoding serine/threonine protein kinase → MRSPPFHPDQLVPDSEVGPWRVVASLGAGGFGRVFKVERGGRFYSLKMALRPAGPHAAEEEDVNGRLAHEVASLLACAPHPNLPRLHAVDRWPEPPDGYLYFVTDYVDGETFHEWRWRVKPTAAHLLSVFTEVVRVVADLHRRGMHHRDLKGDNLLIRREDERPFLIDLGTVRMPGATTLTVGVAPASPHLLPPECVAFLREGSWQQGAHFDAGVPGDLYALGALLYEALTDGYAFDPKLPYDRLLPAIETVMPRAPHVVNPKVPRTLSDVAMRLLEKRPEDRYPGTEALLQALWDVAKEKRQPAWRVSLDRPPEMDSQSAGSETPRVRMMPELGRAPLEALKPPESSETTEPEPAPVPATLEPQAAAFVSGPELPPQTMKGEEVTPSSSPRGRHRAVVGFGLGVLLVLGFVAFALPRLSQSPGGAEAPVPPPSTEKGNPAVTSRPPSLPDTNPVATVPPATDAGGGPDAGLLASARVTNPAEGDAVTPPPPRRPGSSRAAKAAAAAACVGLGAACASAPEVRIHSPEKPCAPEVVESMMKLGFIPPNPFANPEKVAFDPDALDENVPAPPDGPLTLYVFNDIQASWGQRFVIPAGSRLRGQAFRGKDSLYGWITEAVTPDGKRYPLCVNVVTNELRYDLGQPYEASSTPDRPMVRSRVRLASTKNLGRLK
- a CDS encoding TfuA-like protein, whose amino-acid sequence is MTRRTDALVVFLGPSLPADEARRLAPCTVLPPARQGDVWRALSLRPRAIALVDGVFEAQPSVWHHEILAALEAGVAVFGGASMGALRAAELAPHGMVGVGRIFAWYRDGVVVDDSEVALLHADAEHGWRPLTVPLVNVRHVAERARAARVLGRDAASALVQAADDLFYQERTWPRVLERVRPGWTESTRAAWEAWFPAGAEDLKRLDAIACVQAAAEWAASGTPASMGARQSPSSLVRRRRLMDDVTQVRGGAVPSGRVLEALREAPDAVEMAEAGLRRALLAGQARTLGLTATSDEVDAEEAAWWDARGVAPGRREAYLTACGLDTVGLRRLCEELALERLVLEHAPRLLPDGPSWDEALASESRLRGRWARTAREVAREDSGEPTGDVGSE